The sequence ATCCTTGGTGCGGGGATTTTCTATTTCAAAGCCAGCAGGTATCAGGTCTGTTAACACGATATTTTCTACTGTGCCACTATAGGACTTCTCCAATACCAGTTGAACAATAACCAGGTCATTCTGCATAAAATTATTCCCGGCAATCGGTCTTCCGTTTCGATCAAAAAACCTGCGCCTTATTTTGAGGTAATTGTCTTCTTCTTTATAAGCCCCGCTACTGCTGATACCCTCAGACTGCCACCAGTAATACACAGACCCATTTCCTTTTGTAGTAATGGTAACAATTGTACCGCCTTGTTCTTTTGTGTTGAGTTTTATTGGCACATTCAACAGTTTGCCAACATTTTTTCCATTGATGGAAATATCGGCAGTTGCTGTGGACTTATTTGCAGCTGCAGCTAATTTTCCAATGGCCAGGAATCCAAAAGCACTTTCCTGGGTGCTATACCAGCTTCTTTGTTTTAAGGCGCCTGCCACATGCTTTGCCATCACAGGAACCTGTGCGTTTCCAGGATCCACTTCCAGCAAAGCATTCAGGGCAATTGATTCATCCCGTATGGGCGAATAAAAACTTCCGCCGCTTTGCGTTTCGGATTCTTCACCCGCAAAGGATCCTGGTAATAATTCCCTGAATTTGGCTTTATCACCACTTATTGCATAAGCAGCAGAGAGCAGGTACCTGGCATCGAGGCTTAAAATGGCCGGTTTGGCTTTGTAATAATTCATGACGGAAATATTTGGCCTTCCCGCCGCCGATAAGACATATAAGGTATAGGCTACTTCCTTCGGTGCAATTTTCTTCTGCTGGTTACGGTTGTAGATATAATTAACGGTTGATTTATTATTCAACTGGTTGTTGATATAATTCAGCATGGTCTCCAGCAGGCTTTGTTCTATATCGTAGCCGGCTTTTTTGGCTTCCAGCAAAAAGTGTGCGGCATAGATCGTAGCCCACCAGTTTTCTGTTCCCGAATTATCCCAAAGGGTAACTGCACCACTATACAATTGCCGCATTTTAATTTTTCGGATCGCCTCAATGACATTCATGGCAGCTGTGTTTTTAGAAGCCACCCTGGTTTGCATCAATTCGGCCAAATCACCAAAATACAATTGCGGAAAGGCCGCAGATACTGTTTGTTCTGTGCATCCATAGGGATATTGCACCAGGGTGCTTAACTGGTTGGCTAATTCGAGGGCAGGCGATCTGCTTACGATGAGGGTTCTGGAGCTTGTGCCTGGCATAAAATCCCCGGCGCCCATATTTATTTTTTGTGTACTCCCACTGCTGATAACCCCGCTTCCGGTAATTTTCTGCAAGGTGGATGGTGGCCTTACTGTGATAGCTGTTGCATCTGTAAATTTTTCAGCACCGCCCTGGACATTAATATTGATTTCACCAACCCCAATGGTTTTTTTTGCCACAACAGTAAATGCCACCATCGATTCACTATTCGCGCCCAGTTGAGTGGTTTTTTCTGCAGGCCCGCTAACTTCCAATGGCCCGTTGACAGTGATCGCTGCTTTTGCACTGGTGGCTTTAGCAGTGGTATTGGAAATGTTAACAGGAACGGTTATGCTATCACCCGGACTCAAAAACCTGGGCAATGCAGTGCTGAGTACAATGGGGTCAGCCACTTTCATGGCTTTCTCAGCATGGCCAAAACTTTCATTTTTGGCTGCGACCGCCATCAGCCGCACTTCACCGGAAAATTGCGGAATCTCAAATTCAAAACCCGCCTCCCCGGAATTATTGGTTGTGGCCAATCCACTCCAGTAAGACAGGATCTTGATGCGTTTATTTTGCATGGGGTTCACCCGCTGGTCCATGCTTCTGTCGGCATCACCACCGGTACTGCTTCGTGTAGCCTTGATTTCCGGAAACAACAATGGATAAAGATCATAGGCATTTACAGCCAGTGCCCGTTTCGCATAAAATGCTGCATAAGGATCAGGTGTTTTGAAATCACTCACCTGCAATACGCCGTTATCCACTGCCGCCAGGGTGACCATACTTCCCGCAGGGGCCTTAACAGTTATTTTCTGGCGGGTTTTTGATCGTACTGCTGCGGCTGCTATGATTTCCACGGTCATTTTTCGGCTGGCTTCTTCTACTGTTACACTTTTAAAGCCATGGGCAACGGTCAATGGGATATCAGCAATCGAATGGGGTTTGATCAAAGTGGCGGTTATGTAGACATTGGGTAAATGTTCTTTGGTTAATGGTAGGTCAATGCTGGCCGTACGTTTGTCAACCTGTACATACTGGTAAGACAATACTTTGTCTTTCTCCATAGTCACCAGCATCCGGCCACTGAATGGCGCTTTGAATAACAACCTGACCTTTTCACCGGCAGTATACTTTTCCTTATCGGTGTTAATATCTATTTGCCCTTCGGTATTTACTTCAAAGGAATTGTTCTCGCCACCCCAGGAACCGTAGCTATAAAATGAACGGCTCACATATGAAACTGATCCTGGAATCGAAACCCTGATCTCATAATTGCCTGGTGAACGGGGTGTAAAACTGTAGCTGGATTGTTCGCCGGCAATGGATGTATTTCCGGTTGCTACCACTTTGTCTTCAGTTTGGGAATCATAACGGAAATACCCACCTGATTTTGTCAGCACTGTACGGTATTCATGTTTGATGACCTCCACTTTGGCAGAAGCACTTACCGGTTTTTCATTTTTGTCGATGGCAATCAATGGGAACCTGATCTCCTGGTTCAATGTAAAATAATCGTATCCATTATCCCCAATGCCATAAAATACAGATTGGGTATAAATATCAATATTATTGGAACGGCTCACCGGGCGCCCGGTTTCATCAAAGACCGTGGTGTAGAGCGACGCCTGCAATAACCCGATATTCTGGTACAATTCAGGAACGGTATAAGACGCTGCCGCCTGTCCATCGGCATTTGTCATGCCCTCAATCAATTTTTTATCAAAGAAACTTTTCTGGTTGCTTAGGTTGAAATTGTAGGCATTGTATTTCCTGGGATAAAACATTTTTTGCTTTACCTGGATCTCACATTCGTAATTACGGTTAGCCGCAGGCGGACCAAAAAAATTGGTGGCTGTAATGCTGAGGTTGACTTTTTCATTTGGCTGCAATTCCGTCTTATCCAATTTTGCAGTTACCTTTATCCTGTCCGGCACAAACTCTTCAATCATGAATGGGGAACTGGTAATGAGCACATCATTCCCCGAATATACTTCCAGCGTATAGGTTCCGGTTATCGCAGCAACCGGAATATCAATGGAGCCATCCGCCGCTCCCTGCATATTCAGGTTTTTACGGAACGACTTCAGCTCCTTACCGGTAGGTAAAAGGAATTTAAATTTCACTGGAATTTCTCCTGGCGATAGCCAGTCCTTATCGCGTACAATCATGGCGAAATTTACCCTTTCACCCGGACGGTAAATATCCCTTTCCCCGTAAACAAATGCTTCCAGCCCGGTGCTGTTGGCCGATTTACCACCCACATCATAGCGCGACGTATTTACCCCGGTATTGCTAAAGACCAGGTAGTTGAAATCATTTTCAGTTTTCGCAATGACCATTGCCGGCCTGAATCCCGCAAAATCTTTCCGCGAGTAAGCGAGTTCAGCCACACCGTCTGCATTGGTGGCACCCATTGCCAATACCTGGTTGTTGGCGCCATAGGCTATGATATGTACATCTTTTAATGATGCAGCGGTTTTAATGGAGTTAGCAAATACAAACAATTTTTCTTTTCCTTCTTTCGCCACCAGGCCGATATCAGACAGGGAAATAAAACGGCTGTCGCTGATCCAGTAATCTTCCGTGGACCTTATTTTGATATGGTAACTTCCCTTGAGGTCTGGAATTTTGTCTTCTATAGAAAAATTAAACAGGTAATTGCCGTTTGATTTTGCAAGGCTTCTGGTGTCGACCTCTTTTTCAAAGATCACATCACCGAAACTGGCGTCACCACCGCTTCCATAATCATATTCATATGATTCACCGGCTGTTTCTATTGGCGAATATCCATATCGCTGTGCAGCCAGCAAGTTATTATCATAGATCTTCGACACAATGATTTTTACCTTGTCAATACTGGTTATCCGTACTTCTATATTGCGGTTTCCCGCTGCAGATAAATAAGCCGCCTTGCTTAGCGTAAAACTTATAGAAGGTTCAAGCTTTCCAAATGCTATATTATTTTCATATTCCTCTTTCAATTGTCCACCGATCTTTCCCCTGATGCCTTTTTGTAGTGTCAGCCGGTAACTTTTATCCATGCTGAACTGGTCGCTGGAAATCATGAAACCATCATCAGTAATTTCAGTACTGAACTTTAGGGTCGGGTTTATTTTAATCAGCTGGTTCAGGCTGGGCGCGTCAATTTGCTGGCTCGTTTTCACCATTATTTTGCCGGTAGTGCCATCGTGCTCTGTTTCAACTGTATTGACGATAAGCACAAAAGGCGAGGAAATGGTAGCCGGGAATCCGGTCTTTTCCTTCGACGGGTTTTTCCCCCCTACCGGAACTAAACCTTCATCCAGCCCGATAACAAGGTTATATTCCTTGTCTTCTGCCTTTATACCGGGTAAGCGTAATCGAAGTTTGTCTTCAGCGGATGCGGTTAAGAGCTGGTAGCCGATATTTTTGCCTTCTATAGTAACATGCAGTTTTTCTTTCAGTGACTCGGGTGCTATTCGATAATTGAATAAAAGGTCAATTTCCAGAACGGGCACCCTGGTGGTTTCATCCTGTAAAACCCATTGCGCATTGGTGCTTTCCAGGGTTAGGTTTGGTGTAAAGAAAACCAACTCTTCTTTAACAGCCAGGTCATTAAATGTTGATTTACCCAAAACAGCTTTTGAGATTGTAGCCTTGTAGCTGGTTGCCGGCGCCAGGGGTTTTTCCGGCGAAAAGACAAGCTGGTCGGGACTTTCCCAACGAAACCGGCCCTGAATGGCGGGCTCAAAACGGACGTATTCAGTGGAATCCCATCTATTGAGCATTGAATCACCGGCCAGTGGATGGTTGAACCGGAATACCAGGTTTTGTAATTGTTTTACTTCCTTGTTGGCATTCGTGTACTCGAGACTTACCGTAGATCGGTTGCAGGCTACCGTACCTATGGCGCACAGCACCATGAGTAGCCTTACATACTTCGTGAACATATTATTGGGAGATTGTCTGTAAATGTATTAACGAAAAATGCTATTCCAAAATAACGATTTACAGTAAGTTTGTTAAACTGCAAAGATTCTATTGCAGGCTATCCATGCAAACGTCTTCCGCATATTTCCACAACCTGCTACGTACACGCATTTTCAAAATCTCTGCTGGTATTTTGTTAGTTTTCCTGTTGTTTATTCTGGCCAGCCTCATTTTTCCATTGCCCGATAAGGTGTCTTATTCACCGGTAATTACAGATGACAAGGGCACGGTGGTGCATGCCTACCTGACCCCTGATCAAAAGTGGCGGATGAAAACTTTGCTACATGAAATTTCTCCCGAACTGCAAAAAGCCATCCTGGAAAAGGAAGACAAATGGTTCTATTATCACCCTGGAATAAATCCGTTTGCTATCGGCAGGGCGCTGGCCCTGAACCTTATTGCAGGTAAAAGGACTTCTGGTGCGTCCACCATTACCATGCAGGTAGCTAAAGCACTGGAGCCCAAAAGCCGCACCTACCTGCATAAACTTGTTGAAATTTTTCGCTCTTTCCAGTTGGAATGGAAGTACACCAAACCGGAAATCCTGCAGCTTTACCTGAACCTGGTACCCTATGGTGGGAATATTGAAGGCGTGAAGTCAGCTGCTGTATTGTATTTCAATAAGAACCCCGATCACCTCTCCCTGGCAGAACTAATGGCTTTATCGGTGATCCCGAACCGGCCTTCGAGCCTGGTGATGGGCAGGAACAATGACCAGATCGTCGCCGCCAGGAACAAATGGTTACTCAGGTTTAAGGCAGGCCATATTTTCTCTGCCGGTGAAATTGCCGATGCACTCGATGAACCGCTTACTGCAAAACGCTTGCCCGCACCACAATACATTCCGCACCTGGCCTATAAACTGGGCAGGTCCGGCGATGAAATCACGCATACTTTTATCAACCTGAACGCCCAGCTGAAAACCGAAAAACTGGTCAGGGATTATGTGCATGCACTGGCCCCGATGAATATACGAAACGCTGCAGTCGTGGTAATGGATAACCAAACCCACCGGGTGGTGACATATGTAGGGTCAGCTGATTATACTGACAATATTGACGGCGGCCAGGTGAATGGAGCTGCTGCCATCCGTCAACCCGGTAGTACCCTGAAACCGTTACTGTATGGACTTTGTATGGATGCCGGCATCATGACCCCAAAGACTGTTCTGACAGATGCTGCGATCAACTATAATGGATATGCGCCGGAAAATTTCGATAAGCAATTGAATGGTTATGTCACCATGGAGTATGCGCTCGAACATTCTTTAAACATTCCCGCAGTTAAAAGTTTACGAGCCCTTGGAAAGGACAGGTTCGTTCAACAGCTGGCTGCCTGCAATTTTAACCAGGTGAAAAAAGACCAGGGAAAACTGGGACTCTCCCTGATATTAGGCGGTTGCGGTACAACCTTGGAAGAGATGACCGCCCTTTTTTCCTGCTTTGCCAATGAAGGGATATTCATTCAGCCGGCATATTCACTTACGGCACAGAGGCCGCAAAAAACCAGGGTATTGTCTGCCGCATCCACTTTTATGGTGAACGAGATGTTATCAAAAATTAACCGGCCCGATTTCCCCCTGAATTGGTTCAGTACAGAAAAAATGCCTAAGATCGCCTGGAAGACCGGTACATCCTATGGCCGTCGGGACGCCTGGAGTATTGGTTATAATAAGCGCTATACCATTGGTGTTTGGGTGGGGAATTTTTCCGGGGTTGGATCATCCGCTTTAACTGGCGCTGAAATTGCTACGCCCTTGTTGTTCCGGATTTTTAATACACTTGATTATGATACGGACCAGGACTGGTTTCGCCAACCCGTTGACTGTGCCTTGCGGAAAGTTTGTGGTGCTACTGGACTCGTGCCCGGTGAATATTGTACAGAGCTGGTGTCTGATTATTTCATTCCCCTGGTTTCTTCTGGTAAGCTTTGCGAACATATCCGGCAGGTAATGGTGGATGAAGCTGAAAAGATCTCCTATTGTACCACCTGCATGCCGGTTGCGGGATATAAAAAATTGCTGTATACGGACATTGCCCCTGATATGCAGTTCTGGATGGAAACACATAAGATCCTGTATAAAAAAATTCCCCCGCATAATCCTGACTGTGAAAAGATCTTCAGGGAGGGTGGACCGGTAATTGTCTCTCCTGCCGCAAACGCTGAATACCTGATTGAAAAGAAATACCCGGAACCCCTGCAGCTCGCCTCTAATGTGAGCGGGGATGTCAGCAAAGTATTCTGGTACATTAATGACCAGTTTTATAAAACCACGGAAGCACGCACAAAAATATTCTTTACTCCACCGGAGGGACCCGTCAAAATTTCCTGCACCGATGATAAAGGCCGTAACAGGGATATCTGGATTAGGGTTAAATTTATCGGACAATAATTTGCTATGCGACTTGCATATTGCCTGATCCTGCTGCTGGTTGGCGCCCGGCTTGCGAATGCACAAAAAACGGTGACCTATTTTATTACAGCTGACAGGGTGTTTGACGGAGAGAATATGCATACCGGCTGGGCGGTTATCGTGGAAAATGACAAGATACAGGCCGTTGGCCCGGCAACCCAGCTGAAAGCGCCGGCTGGCGCCATCAAAGTGTATTCGCCCAATTCAACTATAATGCCCGGGCTCATTGAAGGGCATTCCCATATTTTTTTATATCCGTACAATATCACCGACTGGGATACCCAGGTGTTGAAGGAAGCTGATGCTTACCGCACAGCAAGGGCTACTGTTCACCTGGAAACCAGCCTGCTGGCAGGCTTTACCACTTTGCGCGACCTGGGTACCGAAGGGGCGGGCTATGGAGATGTTGCATTGAAACGCGCGGTTAACGAAGGTGTTATTCCCGGTCCGCGTTTACTGGTGGCCGGCAGGGCCATTGTTGCTACAGGATCTTATGGGCCAAAGGGGTATGATACCGATTCGAAGATCATGTTAGGTGCACAGGAAGCGGATGGTAATGACCTTGCACGAGTGGTCCGTGAACAAATGGGCAATGGTGCGGATATCATTAAGGTGTATGCCGATTACCATTGGGGCCCTGACAAGGAAAGCCTGCCCACTTTCTCACTGGATGAACTTAAGTTGGCACGGGAAACCGCCAACAGCGGCGGCCGGCCCCTGGTGGCACATGCTTCCACCAAAGAAGGAATGCGCAGGGCCATACTTGCCGGTGCTGAAACCATTGAACATGGCGATGAGGTGGATGATGAAATCGCCGGACTGATGAAATCACACAATGTTACGCTTATGGCGACCCTGGCCGCCAGTGAATCTGTCGGCCAATATAAGGGTTGGAAAAAAGGGACATCACCCGCGCCGGAGGGCATCTCCAAAAAAAAGAAAGGCTTCAAAACAGCACTTGCCGAAGGCGTGAACATAGGGATGGGTGGCGATGTGGGTGTTTTCGCCCACGGTGAAAATGTTTTGGAAATGGAACTGATGGCCGAATATGGAATGCCGGCTATTGATATCCTTCGGGCGGCTACAAGTGTGAATGCCCGGGCATTTCACATCGAAAATATATGTGGGCTGATTAAACCCGGACTAAAAGCTGACCTCATCATTGTTTCCGGTAATCCTGCACAGCAGATCTCCGATTGCCGCAAAGTGAAATGGGTCATGAAAGACGGGGTGGTGTACAAAGATGAATTGCATTAATCTTTAATGAGGTGCTGGTCAAATCCAGCTGCCACAAGTTGTTCATAAGCCTGCCAGACTTCTTCCGGAATTTCCTGGCTGACCTGGAAACCTTTTGCAGGGTAGTATTTAATCCGCTGTAAATCACCCACCATGATATGGATCACTTTTTCAAGCGGTATCTCAGCAGTTGGGTAATCATCAAAACTAATTTGAGGGGATGTGACCATCAGGTCTTTTTCGGGCCAGTGCTTTTTGAAGGTGGCATAACTCCGTCTTTCCATGTATGGCTTTTGTACAACAATGAAACTTCGCGGGTCCAGGCCTTTTGAAGCAAGGAGTTGTTGGGTGAACATAATATTTTCCCCGGTATTGGTGCTCTTGTTTTCAACAAGGATATCCCTATCGGGAACACCTTTTTCCCGCGCTATCCGGGCAAACTGGTCAGCTTCTGGTTCGGTCCAGGATTCTTTCGTAAAATTACCAAGCCCGCCGGAAAAAATTACGATAGGCGCCAAGCCCTGTAAGTATAATTCAGCAGCGCGGTCGGCAACCCGAAGGTCATGACTTCCTAATGCCAATATGCAGTCCGCTTTGCTGAGGGTATGTTCCACATGATGGTAGTCCCATAATTTTTTCGACCAATCATGAATTTCCTTATGCAGCATTCGGCGAAGGTACAAATCATTTTATCCCGGTAAGTTTAATGGTCCTGTACTATATTAAAATGTATAGAATAATTGACCCGGTTTTTCGTTGTATAGGAAACTCCATTTCCTTGAAACCCTTAGTTGCTGTATCAATATTGATGGCTGGTTGTATGGCTGTGCATGCACAACCGCATATTGACTCCCTGCCCCGGCTCATTCCTCAAAAGGAAAATATCATCACCGCAGAGACTGTCATAAAGATTGAAAACCTGGGTATTAATATTAATTCGGACCTGCCCGAACTGCGGCCAACGGTTTCAGCGGATGGCAACCTCCTGTTTTTTATCTGTGAAAACCACCCCCGGAATACCAAGTACAATTCGGTACCCAATTCTCAGGATATCTGGTTTTCTGAACGCGATACGCTGGGCAACTGGAGTGAAGCCAGGCACCTGTCTTACCCCCTGAATACTGTTCAATACAATGCCTTGTACTGGATTTCACCCGATAACAACCGGATACTCATCCGCGGCGCATTCCTGAATGGTGCTTTCGTAGGTAATGGGGTAAGCATGAGCTATCTCACCGAATCAGGCCGATGGAGTGAGCCCGAAGCACTGGCTATTAAAAACTATAATAAGTACGACCGTGGCCAGCAATCGGGTGCCGTGATGGCCCAGGATGGCAAAACCCTTTTACTGTATATGACCCCTGAAAAAAGCGGGTCATTGAATGATATTTTTGTCTGCTTTCAAACCGATAATGGCAGCTGGACAGAACCTAAATCCCTGGGTAAAAAAATCAACTTTCCGGAATTTGATGAAATGACTCCTTACCTCGCAGCGGATGGCGTGACGTTATATTTTAGCAGTAACCGGGAAGGCGGATTGGGGGATAATGATATCTGGATGGCCAAAAGGTTGGATAATAGCTGGCAGAAATGGACCGATCCGGTCAACCTGGGCGCACCCATAAATTCCAGTAACTGGGATGCATTTTTTACGATGGATGCCGGTGGCGAATATGCCTACCTCACCACCAGCCTGAACTCCCTCGGGGAATCGGATATCGTGCGGGTAAAATTACTGGAACGCGAAAAGCCTGACCCGGTGGTATTGGTGAGTGGTAATGTATATAACCTGAAAACCAAAGAGCCACTCAGTGCTTCGCTGGTCTATGAAACCCTGCCCGACGGAAAGGAAGCAGGTAATGCTTTGTCGAGCCCGTTGGATGGGGCCTTCAAAATTGTACTGCCTTACAATAAAAACTATAGCATCAGGGCTAAGGCCGACCATTTTTTCGCTGTATCTGAAAACCTCAACCTCGATTCGCTGGTGAAGGCCGGTTACAAGGAAATCCATAAGGACCTATATCTCGCTCCCATTGAAATTGGCCAGGTGGTTCGGCTGAACAATGTATTCTTCGACTTCGATAAGTGGGACCTTCGCAGGGAATCTTTTGTGGAGCTGAACCGCGTGGTAAAATTGCTCCAGGAGAACGAAGCGATTGAAATTGAAATGAGTGCCCATACCGACAGCAAAGGCTCTGATGAATACAACTATAAACTCAGTGATGACCGCGCCAGGTCTGTTCGCGAATATATCATTTCGAAAGGCATTGCTGCATCCCGTATTATTTCACAAGGCTATGGTGAAACCAAACCGGTGGTTACAAATGATACCGATGAAAACAGGCAGTTGAACAGGCGGGTCGAATTCAAGATATTGAAGAACTAGTGTAACTTCAGGGATGCGCAAAGAATCAATTACCCTGTTATTATTCATCATAAGTTTATTGTCACAAAAACCTTTGTTGGCCCAGGACAATAAGCCACTCGATGCCGAATATGTGTTTAAGCTTGGCATCACCTATGAAGTGTTGGTTGGAAAACCGAACAAGTCAGGAGCTCCTATAG comes from Flavihumibacter fluvii and encodes:
- the pbpC gene encoding penicillin-binding protein 1C codes for the protein MQTSSAYFHNLLRTRIFKISAGILLVFLLFILASLIFPLPDKVSYSPVITDDKGTVVHAYLTPDQKWRMKTLLHEISPELQKAILEKEDKWFYYHPGINPFAIGRALALNLIAGKRTSGASTITMQVAKALEPKSRTYLHKLVEIFRSFQLEWKYTKPEILQLYLNLVPYGGNIEGVKSAAVLYFNKNPDHLSLAELMALSVIPNRPSSLVMGRNNDQIVAARNKWLLRFKAGHIFSAGEIADALDEPLTAKRLPAPQYIPHLAYKLGRSGDEITHTFINLNAQLKTEKLVRDYVHALAPMNIRNAAVVVMDNQTHRVVTYVGSADYTDNIDGGQVNGAAAIRQPGSTLKPLLYGLCMDAGIMTPKTVLTDAAINYNGYAPENFDKQLNGYVTMEYALEHSLNIPAVKSLRALGKDRFVQQLAACNFNQVKKDQGKLGLSLILGGCGTTLEEMTALFSCFANEGIFIQPAYSLTAQRPQKTRVLSAASTFMVNEMLSKINRPDFPLNWFSTEKMPKIAWKTGTSYGRRDAWSIGYNKRYTIGVWVGNFSGVGSSALTGAEIATPLLFRIFNTLDYDTDQDWFRQPVDCALRKVCGATGLVPGEYCTELVSDYFIPLVSSGKLCEHIRQVMVDEAEKISYCTTCMPVAGYKKLLYTDIAPDMQFWMETHKILYKKIPPHNPDCEKIFREGGPVIVSPAANAEYLIEKKYPEPLQLASNVSGDVSKVFWYINDQFYKTTEARTKIFFTPPEGPVKISCTDDKGRNRDIWIRVKFIGQ
- a CDS encoding OmpA family protein; the protein is MKPLVAVSILMAGCMAVHAQPHIDSLPRLIPQKENIITAETVIKIENLGININSDLPELRPTVSADGNLLFFICENHPRNTKYNSVPNSQDIWFSERDTLGNWSEARHLSYPLNTVQYNALYWISPDNNRILIRGAFLNGAFVGNGVSMSYLTESGRWSEPEALAIKNYNKYDRGQQSGAVMAQDGKTLLLYMTPEKSGSLNDIFVCFQTDNGSWTEPKSLGKKINFPEFDEMTPYLAADGVTLYFSSNREGGLGDNDIWMAKRLDNSWQKWTDPVNLGAPINSSNWDAFFTMDAGGEYAYLTTSLNSLGESDIVRVKLLEREKPDPVVLVSGNVYNLKTKEPLSASLVYETLPDGKEAGNALSSPLDGAFKIVLPYNKNYSIRAKADHFFAVSENLNLDSLVKAGYKEIHKDLYLAPIEIGQVVRLNNVFFDFDKWDLRRESFVELNRVVKLLQENEAIEIEMSAHTDSKGSDEYNYKLSDDRARSVREYIISKGIAASRIISQGYGETKPVVTNDTDENRQLNRRVEFKILKN
- a CDS encoding YdcF family protein, whose protein sequence is MLHKEIHDWSKKLWDYHHVEHTLSKADCILALGSHDLRVADRAAELYLQGLAPIVIFSGGLGNFTKESWTEPEADQFARIAREKGVPDRDILVENKSTNTGENIMFTQQLLASKGLDPRSFIVVQKPYMERRSYATFKKHWPEKDLMVTSPQISFDDYPTAEIPLEKVIHIMVGDLQRIKYYPAKGFQVSQEIPEEVWQAYEQLVAAGFDQHLIKD
- a CDS encoding amidohydrolase family protein: MRLAYCLILLLVGARLANAQKTVTYFITADRVFDGENMHTGWAVIVENDKIQAVGPATQLKAPAGAIKVYSPNSTIMPGLIEGHSHIFLYPYNITDWDTQVLKEADAYRTARATVHLETSLLAGFTTLRDLGTEGAGYGDVALKRAVNEGVIPGPRLLVAGRAIVATGSYGPKGYDTDSKIMLGAQEADGNDLARVVREQMGNGADIIKVYADYHWGPDKESLPTFSLDELKLARETANSGGRPLVAHASTKEGMRRAILAGAETIEHGDEVDDEIAGLMKSHNVTLMATLAASESVGQYKGWKKGTSPAPEGISKKKKGFKTALAEGVNIGMGGDVGVFAHGENVLEMELMAEYGMPAIDILRAATSVNARAFHIENICGLIKPGLKADLIIVSGNPAQQISDCRKVKWVMKDGVVYKDELH
- a CDS encoding alpha-2-macroglobulin family protein, which gives rise to MFTKYVRLLMVLCAIGTVACNRSTVSLEYTNANKEVKQLQNLVFRFNHPLAGDSMLNRWDSTEYVRFEPAIQGRFRWESPDQLVFSPEKPLAPATSYKATISKAVLGKSTFNDLAVKEELVFFTPNLTLESTNAQWVLQDETTRVPVLEIDLLFNYRIAPESLKEKLHVTIEGKNIGYQLLTASAEDKLRLRLPGIKAEDKEYNLVIGLDEGLVPVGGKNPSKEKTGFPATISSPFVLIVNTVETEHDGTTGKIMVKTSQQIDAPSLNQLIKINPTLKFSTEITDDGFMISSDQFSMDKSYRLTLQKGIRGKIGGQLKEEYENNIAFGKLEPSISFTLSKAAYLSAAGNRNIEVRITSIDKVKIIVSKIYDNNLLAAQRYGYSPIETAGESYEYDYGSGGDASFGDVIFEKEVDTRSLAKSNGNYLFNFSIEDKIPDLKGSYHIKIRSTEDYWISDSRFISLSDIGLVAKEGKEKLFVFANSIKTAASLKDVHIIAYGANNQVLAMGATNADGVAELAYSRKDFAGFRPAMVIAKTENDFNYLVFSNTGVNTSRYDVGGKSANSTGLEAFVYGERDIYRPGERVNFAMIVRDKDWLSPGEIPVKFKFLLPTGKELKSFRKNLNMQGAADGSIDIPVAAITGTYTLEVYSGNDVLITSSPFMIEEFVPDRIKVTAKLDKTELQPNEKVNLSITATNFFGPPAANRNYECEIQVKQKMFYPRKYNAYNFNLSNQKSFFDKKLIEGMTNADGQAAASYTVPELYQNIGLLQASLYTTVFDETGRPVSRSNNIDIYTQSVFYGIGDNGYDYFTLNQEIRFPLIAIDKNEKPVSASAKVEVIKHEYRTVLTKSGGYFRYDSQTEDKVVATGNTSIAGEQSSYSFTPRSPGNYEIRVSIPGSVSYVSRSFYSYGSWGGENNSFEVNTEGQIDINTDKEKYTAGEKVRLLFKAPFSGRMLVTMEKDKVLSYQYVQVDKRTASIDLPLTKEHLPNVYITATLIKPHSIADIPLTVAHGFKSVTVEEASRKMTVEIIAAAAVRSKTRQKITVKAPAGSMVTLAAVDNGVLQVSDFKTPDPYAAFYAKRALAVNAYDLYPLLFPEIKATRSSTGGDADRSMDQRVNPMQNKRIKILSYWSGLATTNNSGEAGFEFEIPQFSGEVRLMAVAAKNESFGHAEKAMKVADPIVLSTALPRFLSPGDSITVPVNISNTTAKATSAKAAITVNGPLEVSGPAEKTTQLGANSESMVAFTVVAKKTIGVGEININVQGGAEKFTDATAITVRPPSTLQKITGSGVISSGSTQKINMGAGDFMPGTSSRTLIVSRSPALELANQLSTLVQYPYGCTEQTVSAAFPQLYFGDLAELMQTRVASKNTAAMNVIEAIRKIKMRQLYSGAVTLWDNSGTENWWATIYAAHFLLEAKKAGYDIEQSLLETMLNYINNQLNNKSTVNYIYNRNQQKKIAPKEVAYTLYVLSAAGRPNISVMNYYKAKPAILSLDARYLLSAAYAISGDKAKFRELLPGSFAGEESETQSGGSFYSPIRDESIALNALLEVDPGNAQVPVMAKHVAGALKQRSWYSTQESAFGFLAIGKLAAAANKSTATADISINGKNVGKLLNVPIKLNTKEQGGTIVTITTKGNGSVYYWWQSEGISSSGAYKEEDNYLKIRRRFFDRNGRPIAGNNFMQNDLVIVQLVLEKSYSGTVENIVLTDLIPAGFEIENPRTKDIPGMDWIKDAETPTALDARDDRIHLFVDATRARQAYYYAVRAVSPGVYQMGPASADAMYNGEYHSYHGAARITVTRKP